The following proteins are encoded in a genomic region of Coffea eugenioides isolate CCC68of chromosome 6, Ceug_1.0, whole genome shotgun sequence:
- the LOC113773490 gene encoding probable sulfate transporter 3.5, with protein sequence MSIDSSSAHGVNFAEPRSFPTVFKSNFKETLFPDDPFGHLKNEPSSRKTLKVIEYFLPIFGWLPRYNLALFKYDLLAGITIASLAIPQGISYAKLAEIDPIIGLYSSFVPPLIYALFGSSKHLAVGTVAASSLIIAASIEEVVPASEDPILYTSLVFTSTLISGLVMLALGVFRLGILVDFLSHSTITGFMGGTAVLICLQQLKGMLGLKHFTTHTDCVSVVRAVFKNRKEWQWESALVGIIFLAFLQFTRFVKQRRPKLFWVSAIAPIVTVIVGGLFAYFGHADKHGIPIVGALKKGINPLSINRITFDPKYIAGPLKGGVVTAMIAIAEGIAIGRSFAIMKNEQIDGNKEMLAFGLMNIVGSLTSCYLTTGPFSKTAVNFNAGCRTQMSNVVMAICMMLTLLFLAPLFSYTPLVALAAIIMSAMLGLIEYEKAYHLYKTDKFDFVICMAAFFGVVFISMDMGLCLSVGLALIRALVYVARPATCKLGHVHGSNLYRDVEQYPNATDIPGILAIQLGSPIYYANSQYIRERILRYLKTEQSDATLKGTGHIEYILLDLGGVSSIDITGVEAFVEIMRILESKEIKMILINPRLGVMEKLTVTKFVEKVGKESIFLSIADAIESCKFSMKSSKGMNVVDVNVA encoded by the exons ATGTCGATTGATAGTAGTTCCGCTCATGGGGTGAACTTTGCTGAGCCGCGAAGTTTTCCGACTGTCTTTAAATCCAACTTCAAAGAGACCCTCTTCCCTGATGATCCATTCGGCCATCTCAAGAATGAGCCCTCTTCACGCAAAACATTGAAGGTGATTGAATACTTTCTGCCGATCTTTGGTTGGTTGCCCAGGTACAATTTGGCTCTATTCAAGTATGATCTTCTGGCTGGCATCACTATTGCTAGCCTTGCAATTCCTCAAGGAATCAGTTATGCTAAGCTCGCCGAGATTGATCCCATTATTGGATTAT ATTCGAGTTTTGTCCCGCCTCTTATTTACGCACTATTTGGAAGTTCCAAGCATCTTGCAGTTGGAACAGTGGCAGCTTCCTCATTGATCATAGCTGCATCAATAGAAGAAGTGGTACCTGCTTCGGAAGATCCCATATTGTATACCAGTTTGGTCTTTACATCCACCCTCATTTCTGGTCTGGTTATGTTGGCGTTGGGCGTATTTAG ATTGGGAATTTTGGTTGACTTTCTATCGCATTCGACAATCACTGGTTTTATGGGAGGGACAGCAGTACTTATCTGCCTCCAGCAGTTGAAGGGCATGCTTGGTTTAAAGCATTTCACCACCCACACCGATTGTGTTAGTGTCGTACGTGCAGTTTTCAAGAACAGAAAAGAG TGGCAATGGGAGAGCGCACTTGTTGGAATCATCTTTCTTGCTTTCCTGCAATTCACCAGATTTGTG AAGCAAAGGAGACCGAAGCTATTTTGGGTGTCAGCAATTGCTCCCATTGTTACCGTTATTGTGGGAGGTCTTTTCGCTTATTTTGGTCATGCGGACAAGCACGGCATTCCTATT GTCGGTGCTCTGAAGAAGGGAATAAATCCTTTGTCCATTAATCGCATAACATTTGATCCTAAATATATCGCTGGACCTCTAAAAGGTGGAGTTGTTACAGCAATGATCGCTATAGCA GAAGGAATTGCTATCGGAAGAAGTTTTGCGATCATGAAAAATGAGCAAATTGACGGAAACAAGGAGATGCTGGCTTTCGGCCTCATGAACATCGTTGGATCTCTCACTTCATGCTACTTAACAACTG GACCATTTTCAAAGACAGCAGTGAATTTCAACGCGGGATGCAGAACCCAAATGTCAAACGTGGTGATGGCCATCTGCATGATGCTGACCCTCTTGTTCTTGGCACCCCTATTCAGTTACACACCCCTCGTAGCGCTCGCAGCCATTATCATGTCAGCAATGTTAGGTCTGATCGAGTACGAGAAGGCTTATCACCTCTACAAGACGGACAAGTTCGACTTCGTTATTTGCATGGCTGCATTTTTTGGTGTTGTCTTCATCAGCATGGACATGGGACTCTGCCTTTCG GTGGGGCTGGCTTTAATCAGAGCGCTTGTGTATGTGGCAAGGCCTGCAACTTGTAAACTCGGGCATGTACATGGTTCAAATTTGTATCGCGACGTAGAGCAGTATCCCAATGCGACTGACATTCCAGGAATCCTTGCTATACAGTTAGGGTCCCCTATTTACTACGCAAATTCCCAGTACATAAGAGAGAG AATTCTGAGATACCTCAAAACTGAACAGTCGGATGCAACATTAAAAGGAACTGGTCACATTGAGTATATATTACTTGATTTGGGAG GTGTTTCATCCATTGACATTACGGGTGTGGAGGCATTTGTCGAAATCATGAGAATTCTTGAATCAAAAGAGATCAAG ATGATCTTAATAAATCCGAGGCTTGGAGTGATGGAGAAATTGACAGTCACAAAGTTCGTGGAGAAAGTAGGGAAGGAATCAATCTTCTTGTCGATAGCAGATGCAATTGAGTCTTGTAAGTTTTCGATGAAGAGTTCCAAGGGAATGAACGTCGTGGATGTAAATGTCGCATAA